The Balaenoptera acutorostrata chromosome 15, mBalAcu1.1, whole genome shotgun sequence genome contains a region encoding:
- the MAFB gene encoding transcription factor MafB, whose translation MAAELSMGPELPTSPLAMEYVNDFDLLKFDVKKEPLGRADRPGRPCTRLQPAGSVSSTPLSTPCSSVPSSPSFSPTEQKTHLEDLYWMASNYQQMNPEALNLTPEDAVEALIGSHPVPQPLQSFDGFRGAHHHHHHHHPHPHHAYPGAGVAHDELGPHAHPHHHHHHQASPPPSSAASPAQQLPTSHPGPGPHAAAAATAAGGSGSVEDRFSDDQLVSMSVRELNRHLRGFTKDEVIRLKQKRRTLKNRGYAQSCRYKRVQQKHHLENEKTQLIQQVEQLKQEVSRLARERDAYKVKCEKLANSGFREAGSTSDSPSSPEFFL comes from the coding sequence ATGGCCGCGGAGCTGAGCATGGGGCCCGAGTTGCCCACCAGCCCGCTGGCCATGGAGTACGTCAACGACTTCGACCTGCTCAAGTTCGACGTAAAGAAGGAGCCGCTGGGGCGCGCGGACCGCCCGGGCCGGCCCTGCACGCGCCTGCAGCCAGCCGGCTCGGTGTCGTCCACACCACTCAGCACGCCGTGCAGCTCGGTGCCCTCGTCGCCCAGCTTCAGCCCAACCGAACAGAAGACCCACCTCGAGGACCTGTACTGGATGGCGAGCAACTACCAGCAGATGAACCCCGAGGCGCTCAACCTGACGCCCGAGGACGCAGTGGAGGCGCTCATAGGCTCGCACCCAGTGCCACAGCCGTTGCAGAGCTTCGACGGCTTCCGCGGCGcgcaccaccaccatcaccaccaccacccacacccgCACCACGCGTACCCGGGCGCCGGCGTGGCGCACGACGAGCTGGGCCCACACGCGCACCcgcaccatcaccatcatcaccaagcGTCGCCGCCGCCGTCCAGCGCGGCCAGCCCCGCGCAGCAGCTGCCCACCAGCCACCCCGGGCCTGGGCCGCACGCGGCGGCCGCGGCGACGGCGGCTGGTGGTAGCGGCAGCGTGGAGGACCGCTTCTCCGATGACCAGCTCGTGTCCATGTCCGTGCGCGAGCTGAACCGCCACCTGCGGGGCTTCACCAAGGACGAGGTGATCCGCCTGAAGCAGAAGCGGCGGACCCTGAAGAACCGGGGCTACGCCCAGTCGTGCAGGTATAAACGCGTCCAGCAGAAGCACCACCTGGAGAATGAGAAGACGCAGCTCATTCAGCAGGTGGAGCAGCTTAAGCAGGAGGTGTCCCGGCTGGCCCGCGAAAGAGACGCCTACAAGGTCAAGTGCGAGAAACTCGCCAACTCCGGCTTCAGGGAGGCGGGCTCCACCAGCGACAGCCCCTCCTCTCCCGAGTTCTTTCTGTGA